In a genomic window of Gloeocapsopsis dulcis:
- a CDS encoding 3-isopropylmalate dehydratase, with the protein MNKVIQGKIFVVDDNIDTDQIIPAEYLTLVPSKPDEYEKLGSYALVGLPDRYGKFITSGQMKTEYPIIVAGENFGCGSSREHAPIALGASGVKAVVAQSYARIFFRNCAATGELYPWESVERLCNEFQTGQEVTIDFDQNQITNHSLNKVYALKSLGEVRPVIDAGGIFAYARQTGMISR; encoded by the coding sequence ATGAACAAAGTCATTCAAGGTAAAATTTTTGTTGTTGACGATAATATAGATACGGATCAGATTATTCCTGCGGAATACTTAACTCTGGTTCCTTCTAAACCTGATGAATACGAGAAGTTAGGAAGTTATGCTTTAGTTGGATTGCCCGATCGGTATGGTAAGTTTATTACTTCAGGGCAAATGAAGACAGAATATCCAATTATTGTGGCAGGAGAAAACTTTGGTTGTGGCTCTTCACGGGAACACGCACCAATCGCCTTGGGTGCTTCAGGTGTTAAAGCAGTTGTAGCACAATCTTATGCACGCATTTTCTTCCGTAACTGCGCAGCGACAGGTGAACTCTACCCCTGGGAATCAGTAGAACGTTTGTGCAATGAATTTCAGACTGGTCAAGAAGTTACGATTGACTTTGACCAAAATCAAATTACTAACCATTCCCTGAATAAAGTATATGCTCTCAAGTCTTTGGGTGAAGTTAGACCAGTTATTGATGCAGGTGGAATTTTCGCCTATGCCCGTCAAACAGGAATGATTTCACGTTAA
- a CDS encoding NAD(P)H-quinone oxidoreductase subunit M, producing the protein MEDQLLKSTTRHIRIFSAEVDKDGELVPSNQVLTLDVDPDNEFNWNEDALQQVYRKFDDLVESYTGADLTDYNLRRIGSDLEHFIRHLLQSGQIGYNLQGRVVNYSMGIPRVASDDSK; encoded by the coding sequence ATGGAAGATCAGCTTCTTAAGTCCACAACCCGCCATATACGCATCTTTTCTGCTGAAGTTGACAAAGATGGTGAGCTAGTGCCTAGTAACCAAGTTTTGACACTGGATGTAGACCCAGACAATGAATTTAACTGGAATGAAGATGCCCTCCAGCAGGTTTACCGCAAGTTTGATGACTTAGTAGAGTCCTATACTGGTGCCGATTTGACTGATTATAATCTGCGCCGGATTGGGTCAGATTTAGAGCATTTTATCCGTCATCTCTTGCAAAGTGGTCAAATTGGCTACAATCTCCAGGGACGTGTTGTTAATTACAGTATGGGTATTCCTCGAGTTGCATCTGATGATAGCAAGTAA
- a CDS encoding phosphatase PAP2 family protein codes for MIIVTMGFGDLLWETDLIVRIQEVFSPSRSWLFELFSYLGDTQGVLLLTALTFWISGRRLAYSLVGIVVFSMTIDLVIGTLVGLPRPEDPRIIVWKDEFTSSFPSGHSALATSIWGMLATLNWMPKFITAIAVVGVMLARLYFGIHYLGDVIGGALIGAVLIVAYLRILPTLDQFFTRRSFQFFQFWGGLILAAVLVAVPFAGDSARVWHVMGTVAGFVVGGLIEYCYIRFSPTPISRTGQALKLLIGLGVLIPLLLVPLLLDDQVVLEALVFFVAALWALLFAPIVFGWMRFSATPLTSRCG; via the coding sequence GTGATAATTGTAACAATGGGCTTTGGAGATTTGTTATGGGAAACTGACCTTATTGTTAGGATACAAGAGGTTTTTAGCCCTAGTCGGTCTTGGCTATTTGAGTTATTTAGCTATCTTGGCGATACCCAAGGTGTATTGTTACTAACAGCTTTGACATTTTGGATTTCTGGTCGGCGACTTGCCTATAGTTTAGTTGGCATTGTTGTCTTTTCCATGACAATTGACCTAGTTATTGGAACTTTAGTTGGATTACCGCGCCCAGAAGATCCGCGAATTATCGTCTGGAAAGATGAGTTCACATCCTCGTTCCCTAGTGGACACAGTGCACTTGCAACCTCAATATGGGGGATGCTAGCGACTTTGAATTGGATGCCGAAATTTATTACAGCGATCGCTGTTGTGGGTGTCATGCTAGCCCGCTTGTACTTTGGCATTCACTATTTAGGAGATGTTATTGGTGGTGCGTTGATTGGTGCGGTACTAATAGTTGCTTACTTACGAATATTACCAACGCTTGATCAGTTTTTTACTAGGCGATCATTTCAGTTTTTTCAATTTTGGGGAGGTTTAATACTTGCCGCAGTGCTTGTAGCAGTTCCTTTTGCTGGAGATTCGGCAAGAGTTTGGCACGTTATGGGAACGGTTGCCGGTTTTGTTGTTGGTGGCTTAATTGAATATTGTTACATTCGATTTTCTCCTACACCTATTTCCCGTACAGGACAAGCACTTAAGCTGTTGATTGGACTAGGTGTATTGATTCCGCTGTTACTAGTTCCACTATTGCTTGACGATCAGGTTGTGTTGGAAGCATTGGTGTTTTTTGTGGCTGCATTATGGGCTTTACTGTTTGCACCAATAGTTTTTGGTTGGATGCGATTTTCAGCTACACCTTTAACAAGTAGGTGCGGTTAA
- a CDS encoding MarR family winged helix-turn-helix transcriptional regulator, with protein MVTQTITPSQCAADIMTVIPAMTRFLRTEIRHHGEPHLSLSQLRVLYFLQRKPQSSLSEVADYLDVTRPTMSGIVERLVQRGLVHRMEDLYERRRIALTLTIAGVTEMERVYGATLASVASRLEGLSNEQRNQVMAGLSILSNLFTDS; from the coding sequence ATGGTGACTCAGACAATCACTCCAAGCCAGTGTGCCGCTGATATCATGACAGTTATTCCAGCGATGACGCGGTTTTTGCGCACTGAAATTCGCCATCATGGAGAGCCACACTTATCCCTATCGCAGCTACGAGTGCTGTACTTTCTCCAACGCAAGCCCCAATCCTCCCTTTCTGAGGTAGCAGACTACTTAGATGTTACCCGTCCGACAATGTCTGGGATAGTTGAGCGGCTGGTTCAGCGGGGACTGGTGCATCGCATGGAGGATCTCTATGAGCGGCGGCGTATTGCCTTGACCTTGACCATAGCGGGGGTCACTGAGATGGAGCGCGTGTATGGGGCAACTCTCGCCAGTGTAGCCAGCCGTTTAGAGGGGCTATCTAACGAGCAACGCAATCAAGTTATGGCTGGGCTATCTATTCTCAGCAACCTCTTTACTGATTCCTAA
- the def gene encoding peptide deformylase → MPSEVVVEKQKLKNPPLDIRFLGDRALRQSAKRVAKVDQELRLLAKEMLQTMYSADGIGLAAPQVAVQKQVIVIDCEPDNPANPPLILVNPAVKKLSPELCVMQEGCLSIPGIYLDVVRPQVVEISYKDENGRPRTLQANELLARCIQHEIDHLNGVLFVDRVENQIALNAELSKHGFSAKAVKPFA, encoded by the coding sequence ATGCCTTCTGAAGTTGTTGTTGAAAAACAAAAATTAAAAAACCCTCCGTTAGATATTCGCTTTCTAGGCGATCGCGCTTTGCGCCAGTCGGCTAAGCGGGTTGCGAAAGTCGATCAAGAACTCCGCCTCCTTGCTAAAGAAATGCTGCAAACAATGTACAGTGCCGATGGTATTGGGTTAGCAGCACCGCAAGTGGCAGTCCAAAAACAAGTGATTGTTATTGATTGCGAACCAGACAACCCTGCTAATCCACCACTGATTTTAGTGAATCCAGCGGTTAAAAAACTTAGTCCAGAACTGTGTGTGATGCAAGAAGGGTGTTTGAGTATTCCTGGCATCTATTTGGATGTTGTCCGTCCACAAGTTGTTGAGATTAGCTACAAGGATGAAAACGGACGTCCTCGAACATTACAAGCTAATGAGTTACTAGCGCGTTGCATTCAACATGAAATCGATCACCTCAATGGAGTACTATTTGTTGATCGAGTAGAAAATCAAATCGCACTGAATGCTGAGCTATCAAAGCACGGCTTCTCGGCAAAAGCTGTTAAACCATTCGCTTAG
- a CDS encoding ABC transporter permease, which yields MTLQPRDVPHNDWVKTNRVGFTVREFIEKALVAAELEIRKLRHDPIQLFTRAVQPVLWLTIFGQVFTQVRGIPTGNLSYIDFMTPGILAQSVLFMSIFTGLLVIWEKDLGILHKLMVSPAPRAALVLGKAIGAGVRCLSQLVVVYAVAALLRVNLDWNPLAVLGVAIAVMLGAALFSTLSLIVACWAKTHERVMGVGQLMMMPLFFASNAIYPISIMPPWLQVLSRLNPLTYLVDALRDLMLMEQAGSYSLLLNFVVLASVTAVLIAFCGRLYPRLVR from the coding sequence ATGACACTTCAACCACGCGACGTACCGCACAACGACTGGGTTAAGACGAACCGAGTTGGATTTACCGTTCGTGAATTTATTGAAAAAGCTCTGGTGGCTGCAGAACTAGAAATCCGTAAGCTGCGCCATGACCCTATTCAGCTGTTTACCCGTGCGGTTCAACCCGTGCTGTGGCTAACGATTTTTGGGCAGGTATTTACCCAGGTGCGCGGTATTCCGACGGGAAATCTGAGCTATATCGACTTTATGACACCAGGAATCTTAGCCCAAAGCGTGTTATTTATGTCGATCTTCACGGGGCTGCTAGTGATTTGGGAAAAAGACCTCGGCATTTTGCACAAGCTGATGGTCAGTCCAGCTCCGCGAGCAGCTCTGGTATTGGGAAAAGCCATTGGCGCAGGTGTGCGGTGTTTGTCTCAACTGGTCGTTGTTTATGCGGTAGCGGCCCTTTTAAGGGTTAATCTGGACTGGAATCCGTTGGCAGTACTGGGGGTGGCGATCGCCGTGATGCTGGGGGCAGCCTTATTTTCAACGCTGTCTCTGATTGTGGCCTGCTGGGCTAAGACGCATGAACGGGTGATGGGGGTGGGTCAACTAATGATGATGCCGCTGTTCTTTGCCAGCAATGCAATTTATCCAATTTCGATTATGCCCCCTTGGCTACAGGTCTTGTCGCGGCTCAACCCACTCACTTACCTCGTCGATGCTCTGCGGGATCTGATGCTGATGGAGCAGGCTGGTAGCTATAGTCTGCTGCTTAACTTTGTTGTTTTGGCTAGTGTGACAGCAGTTCTCATCGCGTTTTGTGGAAGACTGTATCCCCGACTGGTGCGCTAG
- the aat gene encoding leucyl/phenylalanyl-tRNA--protein transferase, whose protein sequence is MAYDVSAIIQGYAQGYFLMADEANVLGWYTSRDRTLIPLDERFCYPKSLRRVLNSGKFTVAVNRDFSGVVSGCANREPTWISPELQDIYWQLYRFGWAYSFETWHGDELAGGILGIMIGGAFIGESMFYRISDGSKVALVKLVERLRDRGFVFFDAQMMNPHLERFGAYRVTQREYQVLLTQALQRQCSLM, encoded by the coding sequence ATGGCATATGATGTTTCTGCGATCATTCAAGGTTACGCTCAAGGCTATTTTCTGATGGCTGATGAAGCAAACGTTTTGGGATGGTATACCAGCCGCGATCGCACACTAATCCCTTTAGATGAACGTTTTTGTTATCCTAAGTCACTACGACGAGTACTGAACTCTGGAAAATTTACTGTTGCAGTGAACCGTGACTTCTCTGGTGTTGTCTCTGGGTGTGCAAATCGAGAACCCACTTGGATTTCTCCAGAGTTACAGGACATTTATTGGCAACTTTACCGATTTGGTTGGGCTTATAGCTTTGAAACGTGGCATGGTGATGAGCTAGCAGGGGGAATTTTGGGAATTATGATTGGCGGAGCTTTTATTGGAGAATCCATGTTCTACCGTATCTCTGATGGCTCAAAAGTTGCACTCGTTAAGCTGGTAGAACGATTACGCGATCGCGGTTTTGTCTTCTTTGATGCCCAGATGATGAATCCTCACTTGGAGCGGTTTGGAGCTTATCGAGTAACTCAGCGCGAGTATCAGGTACTACTAACTCAAGCACTCCAGCGACAGTGTTCTTTGATGTAA
- a CDS encoding PrsW family glutamic-type intramembrane protease encodes MTGQYTEGFLQQLPRNSAGELDISRRYPLSRTQEVIVGRDSSCQIVLDSNIYGMVSRRHVVFRPMLNSGIQRRWLICDLNSANGTYVNGRRLEQCQELRAGDRITLGYNGAEFVFEYTTHLQHTLQSAPKEALQLVRTSSSEQSVSFTQLFPIAATAKDLTSKAYLIPGVLTVIFVVLMFATVGRPETAYFNQILVAIYLAGAAYYFIYQLCGKRKPWWAILGVAIASFLILLSPILPLFIFVFRGLLPGHIPLTADSVSFPELLMRMFFGAGLMEELLKALPVLCAYIIGRRLQSPWRERIGIAEPLDGILLGTASAMSFTLVETLRQYVPEITHNAAAQGGVGELVGFQLLIPRILGSIAGHMAYSGYFGYFIGLSVLKSRKRWRILGTGYLSAAILHALWNATGLLSSLLLAVVGVVSYAFLTAAILKARVISPTRSQNFATWFGKRS; translated from the coding sequence ATGACCGGACAATACACTGAGGGATTTTTACAGCAATTACCTCGTAATAGTGCAGGGGAACTGGATATTAGTCGCCGCTATCCCCTGTCTAGAACTCAAGAGGTCATTGTTGGGCGCGATTCTAGTTGCCAGATTGTACTAGATTCTAATATCTATGGCATGGTTTCTCGCCGTCATGTAGTTTTCCGACCAATGCTGAATAGTGGCATTCAGCGGCGTTGGCTGATCTGTGACTTGAATAGTGCCAATGGTACCTATGTCAATGGGCGTCGTTTGGAGCAATGTCAGGAGTTACGCGCGGGCGATCGCATTACGCTAGGATATAACGGTGCAGAATTTGTTTTTGAGTATACAACTCACTTACAACATACCTTACAATCTGCACCAAAAGAAGCACTGCAGCTGGTTAGAACTTCATCTTCAGAGCAGTCAGTCAGCTTTACTCAGTTATTTCCAATTGCAGCTACGGCAAAGGACTTGACAAGTAAGGCATATCTTATTCCAGGAGTTCTAACGGTTATCTTTGTTGTTTTAATGTTTGCTACGGTAGGCAGACCTGAAACAGCATATTTTAATCAGATACTTGTTGCCATCTACCTTGCGGGTGCTGCATATTACTTCATTTATCAGCTTTGTGGTAAGCGTAAGCCTTGGTGGGCAATTTTAGGAGTTGCGATCGCTTCTTTCCTAATTTTGCTAAGTCCTATTTTACCATTATTCATTTTTGTTTTTCGCGGATTACTTCCTGGGCATATTCCTCTAACAGCTGACTCCGTAAGCTTCCCTGAATTATTGATGCGGATGTTTTTTGGTGCTGGTTTAATGGAAGAACTGCTCAAAGCCTTACCAGTACTTTGTGCTTATATAATCGGGAGACGTCTACAATCTCCTTGGCGAGAACGCATTGGTATTGCAGAACCGCTAGATGGAATTTTACTAGGTACAGCTTCCGCTATGAGTTTTACTCTAGTAGAAACACTGAGACAATATGTTCCAGAAATTACTCATAATGCAGCAGCCCAGGGTGGTGTGGGTGAACTTGTTGGTTTTCAACTCTTGATTCCTCGAATATTAGGATCAATAGCCGGACATATGGCGTATAGTGGCTATTTTGGTTATTTTATTGGCTTGAGTGTGCTGAAATCACGCAAGCGCTGGCGAATCCTAGGAACAGGGTATTTGAGCGCTGCGATACTTCATGCATTGTGGAATGCCACAGGACTTCTCAGCAGTTTACTTCTAGCGGTTGTTGGTGTTGTTTCGTATGCATTTTTAACCGCAGCAATATTAAAAGCACGGGTAATTTCACCAACGCGATCGCAAAACTTTGCTACTTGGTTTGGAAAACGCTCGTAA
- a CDS encoding TetR/AcrR family transcriptional regulator, which yields MVTSESSAARQQILETASQLFYQKGIQNVGINEVIATSGVAKRTLYRHFPSKDDLILEVMQHRARQWLSWFEDAVTSKGGTAKERLLASFDVLQGWYANPDFRGCPFINAVLEIADASHPAHHVSVQLRETIRTYIMQLAAEAGVRDPASFSQQYLLLIGGASLMATIEGNPIGAQYARKALSVLIDAI from the coding sequence ATGGTAACTTCCGAATCGAGTGCTGCCCGTCAGCAAATCTTAGAAACAGCGTCGCAACTCTTCTACCAAAAGGGTATTCAGAATGTTGGTATCAATGAAGTCATTGCTACATCAGGAGTTGCGAAAAGAACTTTATACAGACATTTCCCTTCAAAAGACGATTTGATCCTCGAAGTCATGCAACATAGAGCGAGGCAGTGGTTAAGCTGGTTTGAAGACGCTGTCACTAGCAAAGGTGGCACAGCTAAAGAGCGCCTTCTTGCGTCCTTTGATGTCCTTCAGGGATGGTATGCTAATCCTGACTTCCGAGGTTGCCCTTTCATCAATGCAGTTCTGGAGATAGCAGATGCATCTCATCCGGCTCACCACGTCTCGGTTCAGTTGAGAGAGACGATCCGCACGTACATTATGCAACTAGCCGCTGAAGCAGGTGTGCGCGATCCTGCTTCGTTCTCACAGCAGTATTTGCTTCTGATTGGAGGAGCGAGTCTAATGGCAACGATTGAGGGAAATCCCATTGGAGCGCAATATGCTCGGAAAGCTTTGTCTGTCTTGATTGATGCTATCTAG
- a CDS encoding DUF3598 family protein: MRSQWECLLQNVGEWQGSFTRFSPQGELLEDTPTVVSLEGIDNNQTMRQIIRRTLPDQTVNEKVLQYSTLGKQILFFENGAFSQGSIQLAPYSEFGAEHGLIAGDRRLRLVQLFDKTGNLNRITLIREKLPNATTPERPVLKVEDLVGEWHGEAVTRYPDGRAVDTYPTKLRVEKTSDSQLVQHLSIIQQGSQHTISSTGKISGSVLSFETGSQWNQVLLLPDGASAASPQHVRIGQAFFLELGWLMQSDRRQRIIRRYNEKGEWYSLTLVTETKVS; the protein is encoded by the coding sequence ATGCGATCGCAGTGGGAATGTTTATTACAAAATGTGGGTGAATGGCAGGGTTCATTTACTCGTTTTTCCCCGCAAGGAGAGTTACTCGAAGATACTCCTACCGTTGTTTCCTTAGAGGGGATCGACAACAATCAAACAATGCGCCAAATTATTCGTCGCACTTTACCTGACCAAACTGTAAACGAGAAAGTTTTACAATACAGCACACTGGGGAAGCAGATTTTATTTTTTGAAAATGGTGCTTTTTCCCAAGGCTCAATACAACTCGCTCCCTATTCGGAGTTTGGTGCAGAACATGGCTTAATTGCTGGCGATCGCCGCTTACGCTTAGTACAATTATTTGATAAAACTGGAAACCTCAATAGAATTACTCTAATTCGCGAAAAACTTCCCAATGCAACAACACCAGAACGCCCAGTGCTGAAGGTTGAGGACTTAGTTGGAGAATGGCATGGCGAAGCTGTAACGCGATATCCAGATGGGCGTGCAGTTGATACTTATCCCACAAAGCTACGTGTAGAAAAAACGAGCGACAGCCAACTTGTGCAACACCTTAGCATTATCCAGCAAGGTTCGCAGCATACAATCAGTTCAACTGGAAAAATTTCAGGCTCAGTTTTATCGTTTGAAACAGGTTCGCAATGGAATCAAGTGTTACTACTTCCTGATGGTGCTTCTGCTGCGTCTCCTCAACACGTTCGCATTGGACAAGCTTTTTTTCTGGAACTTGGTTGGCTAATGCAATCGGATCGGCGTCAAAGGATTATCCGCCGTTATAACGAAAAAGGTGAATGGTACAGCTTGACGTTGGTAACAGAAACAAAAGTAAGTTAA
- the petD gene encoding cytochrome b6-f complex subunit IV, translated as MSRKPDLSDPKLRAKLMQGMGHNYYGEPAWPNELLYIFPVVMLGTLALCVGLAVLDPTMMGEPANPFATPLEILPEWYLYPVFQILRIVPNKLLGIAIMVSIPLGLICIPFIESVNRFQNPFRRPTATIVFLIGILVTLWLGIGATFPIDQSFTLGLF; from the coding sequence ATTTCTAGGAAGCCTGATTTAAGCGATCCAAAACTACGTGCAAAGCTGATGCAGGGAATGGGGCACAACTACTACGGAGAACCTGCATGGCCGAATGAACTCCTCTACATCTTTCCGGTAGTCATGCTTGGAACTCTAGCTTTATGTGTAGGTTTGGCAGTACTTGATCCAACTATGATGGGAGAACCTGCTAATCCCTTTGCCACCCCACTAGAGATTCTTCCAGAGTGGTATCTGTACCCAGTTTTTCAGATTCTTCGCATTGTCCCTAACAAACTATTGGGTATTGCGATCATGGTTTCTATTCCATTGGGGCTAATATGTATTCCATTTATCGAGAGTGTCAATAGATTTCAAAATCCATTTCGCCGCCCAACTGCCACGATTGTTTTTTTAATTGGCATTTTAGTCACACTCTGGTTGGGAATTGGTGCTACTTTCCCAATTGATCAATCTTTTACTCTTGGTTTGTTTTAG
- a CDS encoding ABC transporter ATP-binding protein, translated as MSIVTIHELTKCFGSRTAVDAFSLAVEPGEVFGLLGPNGAGKSTLIKMLTTLLPSSSGRAIVAGYDIARQSMAVQRRIGYVPQSLSVDGTLTGYENMLIVAKLYSVPRRQRLERIKAALHYVGLESVAYRLVNTYSGGMIRRLEIAQATLHHPSVLFLDEPTVGLDPVARKAMWELILQLQQDYNTTVFLTTHFMDEADVLCDRLAILYHGQQVAIGTPATLKTAIQRPDATLDDVFIHYTGDYLATEEDGGYHDTSTTRRTAQRLG; from the coding sequence ATGTCTATTGTCACTATTCATGAACTGACCAAGTGCTTCGGCTCAAGAACCGCCGTCGATGCCTTCAGTCTGGCTGTTGAACCGGGGGAGGTGTTTGGTCTACTAGGGCCGAATGGCGCTGGCAAAAGTACACTGATTAAAATGCTGACGACCCTGTTGCCCTCCAGTTCTGGGCGAGCAATCGTGGCAGGGTATGACATTGCGCGCCAGTCAATGGCGGTTCAGCGTCGCATTGGCTATGTTCCCCAATCCCTGTCTGTTGATGGTACCCTGACAGGCTATGAAAATATGCTGATTGTGGCGAAGCTCTATAGTGTGCCTCGGCGGCAGCGGCTAGAGCGGATTAAAGCTGCCCTGCACTATGTGGGTCTAGAAAGTGTAGCCTATCGGCTGGTAAATACCTATTCTGGTGGCATGATTCGACGACTAGAAATTGCTCAAGCGACCCTGCATCATCCCTCAGTGTTATTTCTAGATGAGCCTACAGTGGGGCTAGACCCAGTAGCGCGAAAAGCCATGTGGGAGTTGATCCTGCAGCTACAGCAGGACTACAACACAACGGTCTTTTTGACGACTCACTTTATGGATGAGGCCGATGTGTTGTGCGATCGCCTTGCCATCCTTTACCACGGGCAACAAGTAGCGATAGGCACACCTGCCACTCTCAAAACCGCAATTCAACGCCCAGATGCCACACTGGATGATGTGTTTATCCATTACACCGGTGACTATCTTGCCACTGAAGAAGACGGAGGCTATCATGACACTTCAACCACGCGACGTACCGCACAACGACTGGGTTAA
- a CDS encoding protein phosphatase 2C domain-containing protein gives MQNEAARLQCPNERCKAANNESDKYCQQCGTFIPKLYLWAVGSGIEEYRVGEVAAERYLLKSERLFLDTKPGLPPETQPYEITTTTKPYLRLIPYRLQVPQVYGFLLGHANSEILLLEAPIYSQATPMAGQLLPTLYDAWQKATSLRQLHWLWQIAQLWQPLSSERVVSSLLDLQLLRVEGSLVRLLQLQADQSSQPTLAELGQLWLELVDQAQPNIAEFLHQLCGSMLKGVLSTDALVTALDRGITEIGRSQARKLVVSTYTDPGPTRQRNEDACYPSSGTTITSPTPALAIVCDGIGGHEGGNVASQLAVDILQQVKQLPLDDINLDATTLSHELEHFVRVANDQISQRNDNEHRFGRQRMGTTLIMALERAHEMYITHVGDSRAYWITRTGCHQLTLDDDVASREVRLGYSLYRNALAQASSGSLVQALGMSSSAALHPTVQRFVLDENSIFLLCSDGLSDYDRVEEYWDTAILPAINGNIPEADVVARLVEISNTQNGHDNVTVVLVSCKVEYSEPAIPLSVTLVEDIAHCHERDNTAKAIAYRKEQTKVNLTSTRRLSLPIVLGAILLLMGGGLLTYFLLGLNRRNQPLSYPTMLSPIASPTEPPITPSVAASTLSVGTLVQINRQIDLEQNPNAIAASTSQSQIAQVPTNGILKVTGKKENLQQGDLLRLKFLCVTNNTADLNASPNATQLQQNTTLQTIQLGQEGWIDQTTLLPNIEKTLGQTRSNSCPISTNSTMPTP, from the coding sequence ATGCAAAATGAAGCAGCAAGGCTCCAATGTCCAAACGAACGCTGCAAAGCTGCCAATAATGAAAGTGATAAGTATTGCCAGCAATGCGGCACATTTATACCTAAACTCTACCTGTGGGCAGTAGGATCAGGTATTGAAGAGTATCGAGTTGGAGAAGTTGCCGCTGAGCGATATTTACTGAAAAGTGAACGACTATTTCTTGACACCAAGCCAGGCTTACCACCAGAAACACAGCCTTATGAAATTACGACTACAACAAAACCATATTTAAGATTAATTCCCTACCGCCTCCAGGTTCCTCAAGTCTATGGTTTTTTGCTAGGACACGCTAATTCTGAGATTTTATTGTTAGAAGCACCGATTTATTCTCAAGCAACGCCTATGGCAGGACAGTTGCTACCAACACTATATGATGCTTGGCAAAAGGCAACGTCACTACGACAATTACATTGGCTATGGCAAATTGCGCAATTATGGCAACCTCTCAGTAGTGAACGAGTTGTGTCTAGTTTACTGGATCTCCAGCTACTGCGTGTGGAAGGATCTTTGGTACGATTATTGCAACTGCAAGCAGATCAGAGTTCTCAACCAACCCTAGCCGAACTAGGTCAGTTGTGGCTAGAGTTAGTAGACCAGGCACAACCAAATATTGCTGAATTTCTTCATCAATTATGCGGTTCTATGTTGAAGGGAGTATTGAGTACAGATGCTCTGGTGACGGCATTAGATCGAGGCATTACCGAAATAGGGCGATCGCAAGCTCGAAAATTAGTTGTTAGCACTTACACAGATCCTGGACCTACTCGGCAACGCAATGAAGATGCATGTTACCCTTCCAGTGGTACGACAATAACATCACCAACACCAGCACTAGCAATTGTTTGTGATGGCATCGGTGGTCATGAAGGAGGTAATGTTGCTTCACAATTGGCAGTAGACATATTACAGCAAGTCAAGCAACTGCCATTAGATGATATCAACTTGGATGCCACAACACTTAGTCATGAGTTGGAACACTTTGTCCGAGTTGCTAACGATCAGATCAGCCAGCGCAACGACAACGAACATCGCTTTGGTCGTCAACGCATGGGAACTACCCTAATTATGGCATTAGAGCGTGCGCATGAAATGTACATTACGCACGTAGGAGACAGTCGGGCTTACTGGATCACTCGCACAGGTTGCCATCAATTGACTTTAGACGATGATGTCGCTTCTCGTGAGGTCCGCTTGGGCTATTCACTTTATCGCAATGCTTTAGCACAAGCATCGTCTGGTTCGCTAGTACAAGCTTTAGGAATGAGTTCTTCAGCGGCATTGCATCCGACTGTACAACGGTTCGTACTTGATGAAAACTCCATCTTTTTGCTGTGTTCTGATGGTCTAAGCGACTATGATCGCGTGGAAGAATATTGGGATACAGCAATTTTACCTGCAATCAATGGCAATATTCCGGAAGCAGATGTCGTTGCCCGATTAGTCGAAATTAGTAATACACAAAACGGACACGATAATGTCACTGTTGTTCTTGTCAGTTGTAAAGTTGAATACTCTGAGCCAGCAATACCGCTATCTGTAACTTTAGTTGAAGACATTGCTCACTGCCACGAGCGCGATAATACAGCAAAAGCGATCGCTTATCGCAAAGAACAAACTAAAGTCAATCTTACTTCTACTAGACGTCTCTCGCTACCCATAGTACTTGGAGCTATCTTGCTGTTGATGGGTGGAGGGCTGCTTACTTATTTTTTACTAGGACTCAATCGCAGAAATCAGCCCCTAAGTTACCCCACAATGCTATCTCCGATTGCATCACCTACAGAACCGCCAATCACTCCATCTGTCGCAGCTAGCACGCTATCAGTTGGTACTTTAGTCCAAATTAACCGTCAAATTGATCTTGAGCAAAATCCAAACGCGATCGCTGCTTCCACCTCACAATCTCAAATCGCCCAAGTGCCTACAAACGGGATTTTGAAAGTAACTGGCAAAAAAGAAAACCTTCAGCAAGGAGATTTACTTAGGCTAAAATTTCTTTGCGTCACTAATAATACAGCAGACCTTAATGCCAGCCCTAACGCTACGCAATTACAACAGAATACAACTTTACAGACGATTCAATTAGGACAAGAGGGATGGATTGATCAAACAACATTGCTACCGAATATTGAAAAAACTCTAGGTCAAACAAGAAGCAATTCTTGTCCTATTTCAACTAATTCAACAATGCCAACTCCTTAA